From Venenivibrio stagnispumantis:
TGTAGAAATCTCTGACTCAAAAGTGAAAATAAAAGATGAAAACAAATTAAGAGAATCTGTAATTGATGACCTTATTTATACTGCAGTCTTTTCTGAAAATGAAGATGTAAAAGAAGAAGCTAAATATTTAATAAGAGAGATAGCAAATGAGTTTGGAGCTATAGCTTCCTCTATTCATGATTTATATATGGCGATGGGAAGAGGAGAAACAAAAGATTTTACAACACCGGCAGTTAATATTAGAGGCATGACATACGATGTAGCAAGAAGAATGTTTAAAGTAGCTATAAGAAATAATATAGGAGCATTTATATTTGAGATAGCAAAATCAGAGATAGAATATACTTTCCAAAGACCATCAGAATATGCTTCTTGTATATTGGCAGCAGCAATAAAAGAAGGTTATAAAGGACCTGTATTTATACAGGGAGACCATTTCCAATTTAGTGCAAAGAAATATTTTGAAAATCCGGAAAAAGAATTAAAATCAATACAGGCTTTAACAAAAGAGGCAATAGATGCCGGATTTTACAATATAGATATAGACCCTTCCACCCTTGTTGATTACTCAAAAGAAAGTTTATTAGAACAACAATATCATAACTATCTAAATACTGCAAAAATGACAGATTATATAAGAGAAATAGAGCCACAGGGAATAAATGTGTCCATAGGAGCAGAAATAGGACATATAGGAGGCAAAAACTCTACAGTAGAAGAATTTGAAGCATTTATGGAAGGATATTTAAAAACTGTAAATAAAAAACCCGGTATATCAAAAATATCAGTCCAAACAGGAACAGAACACGGAGGTATACCTTTACCTGATGGAACTGTTGCAAAAGTAAAATTAGATTTTAATGTTTTAAAATCCATAGGAGAAGTTGCAAGGAAAAAATATGGTTTATCAGGAACAGTTCAACACGGAGCATCAACTTTACCTGATGAATTATTTGATAAATTCCCTCAAAATTGTACATCAGAGATACATTTAGCTACCGGATTTCAAAATATAATGTTTGATTTAGCACCGGAAAAATTTAAAGAAGAGATATACAGATTTATAGAAGAAAACTTTAAAGATGAATGGAAAGAAGGAATGACAAGAGAACAATTTTTATACAAAAGTAGAAAAAGAGGTTTTGGACCATTTAAATACCAGTGGTGGACATTAGAAAATAAAGAGGAAATTCTTGATGCTCTTGAGAAAAAATTTGAGTTTTTATTTGAAAAATTAAATGTATTTAACACAAGAGAATATACAGATAAATATATTAAATTAATAAAACTTCCTTATGTAAAATACTCAACAAAAACAGAAAAAGTAGAAGCAAAAGAAATAAAGCTTGAAGCAGGAGCTGATTAAAAAGATTGAAAATTTTTAAGTTAGACATAATTTTATGCTTTAAATTTTTTGGAGGTTTTTTATCGTGGCTTTAGATTTAGAAAAAATTAAAGAGAAATTATTAGAAAAAAGAGAACAGATATTAAAATCCTTAGCTAACGCTAATAATACAGATTTAAATGAAAAAAGCGGAGTAGAGGATGCAGCAGATACAGTAACTTCTGAAATAAGTAGAGAAACATTATACAGATTATCCCAATCAGAAAGGGAAACCCTTGCACTTATAGATTTAGCCCTTAGAAAAATAGAAAACGGAACATATGGAATATGCGAAGAATGTGGTGCAGTTATAGGTGAGAAAAGATTAGAAGCTATCCCTTGGGTTAGATTATGTATAGATTGTTCTC
This genomic window contains:
- a CDS encoding class II fructose-bisphosphate aldolase, with the protein product MARIAKNLEELNQIVNQAVEISDSKVKIKDENKLRESVIDDLIYTAVFSENEDVKEEAKYLIREIANEFGAIASSIHDLYMAMGRGETKDFTTPAVNIRGMTYDVARRMFKVAIRNNIGAFIFEIAKSEIEYTFQRPSEYASCILAAAIKEGYKGPVFIQGDHFQFSAKKYFENPEKELKSIQALTKEAIDAGFYNIDIDPSTLVDYSKESLLEQQYHNYLNTAKMTDYIREIEPQGINVSIGAEIGHIGGKNSTVEEFEAFMEGYLKTVNKKPGISKISVQTGTEHGGIPLPDGTVAKVKLDFNVLKSIGEVARKKYGLSGTVQHGASTLPDELFDKFPQNCTSEIHLATGFQNIMFDLAPEKFKEEIYRFIEENFKDEWKEGMTREQFLYKSRKRGFGPFKYQWWTLENKEEILDALEKKFEFLFEKLNVFNTREYTDKYIKLIKLPYVKYSTKTEKVEAKEIKLEAGAD
- a CDS encoding TraR/DksA family transcriptional regulator; the encoded protein is MALDLEKIKEKLLEKREQILKSLANANNTDLNEKSGVEDAADTVTSEISRETLYRLSQSERETLALIDLALRKIENGTYGICEECGAVIGEKRLEAIPWVRLCIDCSQNEEIVKSFAMKSEEESIYNIIPPTLTEEEENKYMQE